The DNA region aacgtttgtctacacttctgctgctatgtgtagtgggcgagaccgttacaggaagtagttcgactacgccacccccgggggtggagcccccggaggaaatgaattaggggtagttacagataccccggaccaacacacagtgtacccgcacaatagattaccggcaaacacaggttcgtgcacaatggaggcagagacagtggtgacaattaataattcaaatctttattattattttcagtataaaaataggttggtcactctttgcaataaatataaaaagttactcacaattgataaagtgcaggggtgggcgtgctgccaccacacccgcggatctgtaaacacctgccccaaagtatgttcgctagttcacaataaacaacacacctggtaggcccaaggccttagaacccacactcaggttgtcagactgtgccactaggggctggcacggctaacacaatagggcaaatggcacacctcaggattaacaaaagaaaaagtaaagaaatagttcacaacaaacagaaataattcacggcaaacagaaaccacaagaaatcatagcaaaccatgcaaaataaatcaaaatccaattaacacatgcagttaaataagaaattagataattgaatgaaataatgaaaaaaaggaaattaggcacagcaaacgaaagaaaacgaaaatcaaaacatgaggtaaaccaaccccagagactcagctcagtgcagtcccctaggtatccccacacacactcacacgcaccaacgtacacacacgcacacacactgtggaatggctcaccaccagctcacacgagccgagcgcccacacacacacacacacacaaacgtccaatttcccgaggccggagcagcagccgagatacgggttcccggcttccagaggcaccacacaaccggggctaaaagtcgccgctcgtgcacctaaacgcgtggtgtgtctgaccacggccacacggatacaacctgcgagggaggaggagagcgttagccaagctagcaggacacccactatgacacgattctgctgccgagaggttaccttacccggagatgagggtgcaccgatgcgcgattctcacagtcggagtgccaatacagaggtacacggccgaggcgccggtagcgaccacacgctgaaaccataataatggccgtcgttagcaaccatggtacgaaaacaaacagtcagggctgggtaaaggcacaagctaacccactataatacataccggcgtgcaggagacgggaaatgcgcaaggtaaccgttggtattgtccaccgaagtccttgccagtggagaagcaagagatcactctagccaagtaagagacgccaagttggaatcacaacctatagaacagcagacgcgaagttagccactagctgctggctagcacataaacagcgacaagaaatggtccacatactcacgaggacaagaaatggtccacatctcctagatctgaactggacaccgcactcctctcgacggcgaggggagaagcaaccacagcattcgccggggAACGTCTGACGCTgcagcacacgtcaccacgccgctcgtagaggcttatgggaagtctcttcataaacactgccagtggctagtattcggtaagcctgcaaagtccccctttgcgcgtttcatcgccaccggcgaatgctgtggttgcttctcccctcgccgggacaataccaacggttaccttgcgcatttcccgtctcctgcacgccggtatgtattatagtgggttagcttgttacgcaggaggttgtgtagagtgcggttaaatcgctcacattggccgttcccggccggATGGTACattagggatgagttggctgaggtaagagccgagaatgagcgcttaaaggcctccctcgcccagcgggcctaggggactgcactgagctgagcctctggcattggtttacctcatgttttgatttcgttttctttcgtttgctgtgcctaatttccctttttttattatttcattcaattatccaaacacctgccccaaagtatgttccttaattcacaataaacaacacacctggtaggcctaaggccttagaacctacactcaggATGTCAGACTTtgtcactaggggctggcacggctaacacaatagggcgaatggcacacctcaggattaacaaaagaaaaagtaaagcacgggtgaagactgctgttttagaagtagggcaacgggtatgtgtctgaccacggccacacggatacaacctgcgagggaggaggagagcgttagccaagctagcaggacacccactatcacacgattctgctgccgagaggttaccttacccggagatgagggtgcaccgatgcgcgattctcacagtcggagtgccaatacagaggtacacggccgaggcgccggtagcgaccacacgcaccaacgtacacacacgcacacacactgtggaatggctcaccaccagctcacacgagccgagcgcccacacacacacacacacacaaacgtccaatttcccgaggccggagcagcagccgagatacgggttcccggcttccagaggcaccacacaaccggggctaaaagtcgccgctcgtgcacctaaacgcgtggtgtgtctgaccacggccacacggatacaacctgcgagggaggaggagagcgttagccaagctagcaggacacccactatgacacgattctgctgccgagaggttaccttacccggagatgagggtgcaccgatgcgcgattctcacagtcggagtgccaatacagaggtacacggccgaggcgccggtagcgaccacacgctgaaaccataataatggccgtcgttagcaaccatggtacgaaaacaaacagtcagggctgggtaaaggcacaagctaacccactataatacataccggcgtgcaggagacgggaaatgcgcaaggtaaccgttggtattgtccaccgaagtccttgccagtggagaagcaagagatcactctagccaagtaagagacgccaagttggaatcacaacctatagaacagcagacgcgaagttagccactagctgctggctagcacataaacagcgacaagaaatggtccacatactcacgaggacaagaaatggtccacatctcctagatctgaactggacaccgcactcctctcgacggcgaggggagaagcaaccacagcattcgccggtggcgatgaaacgcgcaaagggggactttgcaggcttaccgaatactagccactggcagtgtttatgaagagacttcccataagcctctacgagcggcgtggtgacgtgtgccgcagcgtcagactttcccttaaagtggaaatgaagcactgacaactattatcattttttggcggcttatttattttcataaatgaatggatgttcgttgaactgcacttttaaatagttttgctgaaaaatgacatgttattaccgagtttcgccacaagggcgcagccatgttcgccgcctacgtaacgcgaatggtagagttggtggctaatgtagccttccattcacttaacgttagcgtgtgctaactacagcgctaactgactctaatcgtggcagtaaaattgaagaaggacgaggggttcattttacattgtccctgggttttctatgttatatacctactatcagatgaaagagaaatgccaagtgtcattatcactttgtgtcaaaaagcctttgctacgagcatggtgggatagctgcagccatccacccattgcatccaccataggacaggagtcaggactggggctgctcgatctcataggtttgtagtgacagaccgtcaccaataacgtctttttcctgcattgttggacgctaatctgaaagcccatgtctttaagttggctatgtggttcaattcagtaatagaaaataacttgcaaaattggcggaagtttggaaagctttgtgaagggaagggacgcagcctgtgtgtgtggctatcccatcccctctctcgtctcgctctcggagttggaggagctttggggatttgaagttgatgccacgggaaatgacacgttaaactatcatggcctacattaagttatggcatgcttaaagtagctgcatctattgtagtaaactattatgttattgaagtcgcggatatcctcaaactggctgtaatagcgttgttgccttgaattattgttgactggataacacagataaacgtgggcaccgagatgtcaaagtagcctaattcaggtgcttggaaatgttggcgaaatcatcggaagatgaaggtagggaactgcaacattgcacgacatcgcacgattatgaatagtgatcatgttggctcataccaaaatgtgttagcgacttgtcaccttagcaaaaaaagctgcttgtttacctgtggttcatgtgatgggatgtcttgtctgccttcatgcctcatatttgttctgtcccacccaaacacgtattcttgcttcatttgggttaagcaaataagctcataatcagccacgcaagtcccaaatgtttaattcactactatcataacagcattagaataggagactaccattcgcgtgacgtcacccgctgttggctggaaacgttaacagaaacgttaaatgtttgtgctttattttttttattaacgacttaaatttcagacttcaaaaaaatatatatttgctggcttatcttactggtgttatagacccctatattaggtcactgcttcatttccactttaaaggagcagcgctccactacatatgtaaataaaaaaataaaaaaggaagaaaagaagaacccgagtgcgatccactttttcaccttccaagttacctattcaactggagacgcaccacacggaagagcgctaCTACTACTTCTGCAACTAAAGTCATATTACTTGAATTTATCTATCTGGACATGATGCACAGAAGGctactttgtttataccccaaaactcATGaggttaattgttttttttttttaacttaccaATTACTGTCAGCATCCACACCATGAAAAAAACTTGAGAACCCATTCAGCAAGTCAATACAGAGCAGTTGTGCTAAAAAACTGCTGTGCTAAAAAGAATGATACGAAACTTTCCAGAAGAGAAAGACGTGCTCTACTTTACTCTTTGCTGTTATAAGGAAACCATCTGCTCTTTTTCTTTTGGGATTTTTAATTGGTTTTCCTTTTTGTGGCCACCAGGGGGGAGTTAAGGCCTGGGTTCTTGTACACCTCTGTTACTATGGTCGAGCTTTGTGGAGTAAAATATCTTTGGCTTAAAATAAAACACtgagctaagccccccacatttgggcatgcatgcccacccacagggaccccggttcgccTACTGTCactatcttcgactgtcctgtcaaataaaagcataaaaacccctaaacattatatatatatatatatatatatatatatatatatatatatttaatatatatatatatatatatatatatataaacatactGGCTTCAGTGTTACCTATAGATAATAATATAAACTTAATTGTGGCAGGTGCCTTTTAGCCCACTATAAGATTTCTAAAGCCCAATGCTGTATATTTTAGTCTCCTGTAACCAAACAGAGCATCAGTAACTCCCTCTCCGTTTCCATTTCCTCCTCTCTACATTGCTGTGTCTTTGAGAGTAAAGTACAGCATGAGTCTGAGCTCAGATAAGTTTCATATCAGTCTTGTCAGCACAACAGCTCACGGTCTAATCTCCTCAGGTTGAATGGATTCACAGGTTTTCTTCACGGTGTGGATGTTAACAGCTGTTGGTAAGTGGCATAGGCCTACGTTAAAACCCTGAAAATAATTTGTATGTCTTTGTAATGGGATAAGCTATTAAAAGATGCAGGCTATGACAGTTAAATGGTTTAGATTTAAAGATATATGTGTGTATCATATCGACAAATTCAGTGAAGTCGTATGCTCCAGAGTTAAATTGCAATTAAATAATTTCACTTTCACATATTCTTCAGGCTTGTGTTTGTGTCAAAATCATCAAATAATTGGACCGCTAAATGGAGCAGAAGGAGGGAGTGTGGAGTTCAGACTCATCAACCCACCATCTGCTGCCCCTGATGGATTCACCTGGAATTTTGGATCTACACAGATATGCACTGCCACTGGTGGTCCACCGTTCATATCTCCTTGTTATCGTAACAGAGTCTCTGTGGATCCAACAACAGCTACACTGGAGCTCAGGGACCTGACACTCAGTGACACTGGAGAGTACAACCTAAATATTGTTATTAATAGTGTGGAAAACAATGCAGCAGCGACACTGACAGTATTTGGTATGTACTACTGCtgttgctattgttgttgttttaattGTTGCAATGATAAACAGAAACTAATAATAATGCAGATAACTTTGTGGGTCAAAACATGGTCATCATAGTCAATCAAATCAGACCGTCCTCTGTTGCCGCATTAATTCAATGAATTCAGTTCAATTTCATTATGATATATTATTCTGATACATATAAAGATATTGTAGTAAACATATTAACCAGTCTGTGAATAATGTATCATTGAGTTATGTACATATACAAACAGTAACTTTTCTGCCATTCATCCATTATGCACCTTATCACTGAAAATGTAACATTGTTAAAATGTTAATGTGGCTGGTATTGCAGACGTAATATTGTGTACAGTACAGACAGTACAGAGAGTTGTTTCTAAAGTAATCAGTTGCCCAACTTTGGTAGCTACTGTATATGGGAAGGCTTTATTGTAGATATGATTGTACATTGTACATCTCTATTGTGTTTACCCTCCAGAGAGAATCTCCAGTGTGACACTAGTAGCCAGTCATACTGACCTGGTTGAGTTCAACAGCTCTGTCACTCTCACATGCTCCGCCTCTGGCTCTCCCACTTCATTCCAATGGTTTAACAGGAGTGATGAGGTCACAGGAAGTGATGGAGGGACTCTGACCATAGAGAGTGTGACTCGCTATGATACTGGGCCATACAAGTGCAATGCATCCAACATCGTCAGCTTTGGAATGAGCTCTGAGGTCACTATGACCATTGCCTGTAAGTGTACAATTAATTAACATGAAGTCAAGTTTATGAAGGTTAATTTAGTTCTTAGATTAATGATTTCAGTACCGTATTATGTCCTGTCTTTCATGGTTGTGAGTGGTTAGGAGTGAACATATTGTCAGTGCGAGTCTTGGTGTACCTAAAAATCATATTGTGCAACCTAAGTAAATGATTGAAAGTGATGTTAATGGTTTGCTGCCTCAAGCTAAAACAACTAAACTTTCATTTTGAGTATTTACAAGgtttaataatgtaataataatgagtCCTGAAAGAAgttccatggcctaatggttaaacaGCTGTTCATTAGATAGAGGCATAGCAGTTCCAATCCCAAACCAATAGCCAGTATTTGACATCCACATCCTCACCCTGAAGTACCCCGGGTGCAATTCAACCACGATAAAAGAAGCAGTGCCCCAGGCCTCTGCCTTGTACACATACTCTATTACTGTAAATAACCAACAGCTCAGGAAATATCACTCCTAGTAACCTTTGTAGAGGCTATGTTTTAGCTAAATGTAATCGGTTTATGTATAGTAATGCAAGTACATTTGTAATTACAGATGGCCCAGACACTGCTGACATTAGAGTGACACCTGCCGAGGAGTTCTACAGCTCAGGATCTACTATCGTCCTGTCCTGCTCCTCtgagtccagccctgctgcccaGATCCAGTGGGCTCTGAATGGAACCCTGCTGGGTAGAGAGGGACCAGAACTCAGACTGGAGAATGTTCAGCCCAGTCAGAGTGGAGAATACACCTGCTGGGCCCATAATAGTAAAACCCTGAGGTATAAATTGTCATCACCAACAAGCGTCACTGTGCTGGGTAAGATGCTAGACTTATAATTGTTGTACAGTACCTGACCACATTCAGTACCACACACTGTATCATTCATTGTTTCTTAAATTTCTGTTTTTCATTATATTAACCAGTCTGTCTTAAAGTAGAGACTGTCTGCTTCCTTTGACACAGGGCATACAGGATTGTTCATGATTCTGGTATCATTTCTATGGTTTCATTATAGTAATGCTACCTAATGGATCTCACTGCATCTCTGTCAGTAGGAGCTGTTTTTAGAAATGTCTCTGTGGTGTCACACAATCTACTATTTTGCAGGGGCACACAATTGATTTTTGCACCCTATGACTGTATGTCCTCAAGGGCCCATCTCAGTACTTCATGGCACTGTCCCTGCTTTTCACAGTGGGCTGCACCTCTGCTCCCTAATATCAGTTTGCTCCTCCTAGTCACTCTTCACTCTTTAGTTCCAAACAATGTGGGCACCGCATTCATCCAAGTATTCTATTCTTTCCCCCTTGTCACAGAGAGAATATCTGAGCCTGCCATTACAATGTCTGGTCCTGAACAACTGATAGCAAATAAAAGTTCTGTGAGTTTAACCTGTGAAGCCAAGGGCTTTATCACTACCAGGGAGTGGATGAAGGATGGAGAGACTTTGTCTCCTTGCAACAGAATCACCTTCAGTGAAGACAACAGAACAGTGTCCATCAGCGTAGTACTGGAAGAAGACGAGGGAGAATACAAATGTCGACTCAGCAGCCCTGTCAGTAATGAAGAGGCCTCAAAACAACTGACTGTGGGAGGTACAATTATGTTTAAGCTAATTTTGAATTACTATATAACAatattgttttctttatttttcatcaTGATtccttgttgttattattattagtagtattagtaatagtattagtattattactaCTATAATTATACTAtaatattagtattattattattgtcgttgttgtgtgttgtgtggtggttgtATATCTTTAGTGGTGTATCATCATTATTAGCAGTCATAGTTTGTATTACATGTTTATCATTTTGTTGGTAGGTTcacacattttgaaaaatgtgttgtttttttaatcactGCAAATTCTGCATGTAgcctaccgttcaaaagtttacaGTCAACTCAATTTATCCGGTCATTATTTTGCAATTCAAGTTTCTTTATGCTCATTAAATTGATGAAgttgttttttaaaaagcaaTCAAAAGCCAATAAAATCAATATAGCAAAAAGTGGATATTTGGAGGGTGTTGTAAATGCAGTTACCAACTGTGTGAGCATTAAGGAACAaggtactgtatatgtacagcaagactgctgaagaggatggatgagctgatgtcatgggcccaaatgaagatcaagccctctaagtctcgcagcctgtcacttaggaaaggagtcaggaacgactgcaccacctttcttgtcggaggggaaaagataccacttcttgccgagcaacccatcagaagcctggggaggcagtacaccgcggaactatctgataaacagatggggaagaccgtcatgaaacagctatgtgacgatctggcaaggatcgaccaaagccaactccctgggaagtacaaggtttggtgctaccagtgtacactctaccagagggtaatgtggcccctgaaaatggaCGTGATAGTGGTTGGGGTTGCCACGTTGCCTATCTGAAGCTGGCCTCTTCGGAAGAAATATGCTGCAACTACCACTGAAGTCACTACAGTTGGGCTACATGCAAGAGAAGGCCAGGTTGGTccttgagcttcgggagtccacagacgagtcagtcaggaaggctaatgccagggtcctgactggccgcaagtggaacgcccagaccgaggtcgaccaaACTGTAAGCCATCTGCAGCACAGggaaatcatgggcagagtgcaggtaggtagagcaggcctaggatggggagatgcaccaagattctggtccaaggcccaccgcaaggaaaggaaggagatggtggtggcggaggtgacgaggatggaggaagaccgctacaagatcaaggctgtgtctcagggacggcagggaagctggacaacctgggagggaatctcaaacaggaacatcagttggtcagacgtgtggaagatcccacaggcaagactcagcttccttatacgcTTAACCTACTTTGTATGACACGCTCCCCTATtctcggaacctccaccagtggtttggaaatgaggaatgttgcgcTCTCTGTAATGCTcccaatgcaagcctccagcatatcttgtTAGGCTGTAAAATCGTGCTATCACAAGGCtgctacagatggcgccacgaccaagtcttgagaaagctagccgaagtactggaggagtgcagacaggatagcagaataccatcgccgacagaggaccccaccacctttgtcgcggaaggagggatcagaagaatcaggcaaaaagaaacatcaaggcccttcagtcccggccaggagtggagcatgaaggtcgacttggacaggaagcttctgtttcccacagagattaccaccacatctctccgcccagacatagtggcgtggtccacaaaggcaagagcggtggccctCATTGAGCTCACCGTGGCAATGGAGGAAGGATTCGAGGCTGCCTACGAGcagaaaaaggccaagtactctgagctggctgcagagtgccgagaggcgggttggaagactaccatctacccagtggaggttggatgcagaggctttatggggttgtcgactATACGCCTCCTAAAGGATGTGGCAGTCACTGGAAGGAggcttaagaaggcaacaaaggaactggc from Engraulis encrasicolus isolate BLACKSEA-1 chromosome 5, IST_EnEncr_1.0, whole genome shotgun sequence includes:
- the LOC134449764 gene encoding carcinoembryonic antigen-related cell adhesion molecule 1-like; the encoded protein is MDSQVFFTVWMLTAVEGGSVEFRLINPPSAAPDGFTWNFGSTQICTATGGPPFISPCYRNRVSVDPTTATLELRDLTLSDTGEYNLNIVINSVENNAAATLTVFERISSVTLVASHTDLVEFNSSVTLTCSASGSPTSFQWFNRSDEVTGSDGGTLTIESVTRYDTGPYKCNASNIVSFGMSSEVTMTIAYGPDTADIRVTPAEEFYSSGSTIVLSCSSESSPAAQIQWALNGTLLGREGPELRLENVQPSQSGEYTCWAHNSKTLRYKLSSPTSVTVLERISEPAITMSGPEQLIANKSSVSLTCEAKGFITTREWMKDGETLSPCNRITFSEDNRTVSISVVLEEDEGEYKCRLSSPVSNEEASKQLTVGE